In the genome of Streptomyces sp. NBC_00190, one region contains:
- a CDS encoding FmdB family zinc ribbon protein, with protein MPTYQYQCTECGEGLEAVQKFTDDALTVCPSCDGRLKKVFSAVGIVFKGSGFYRNDSRGASSSSTPASKPASSSTTTAAAAPAAASSSTSSSTGSSSTSAA; from the coding sequence GTGCCGACCTACCAGTACCAGTGCACCGAGTGCGGTGAGGGCCTTGAGGCCGTGCAGAAGTTCACCGATGACGCACTGACCGTGTGCCCGAGTTGTGACGGACGCCTGAAGAAGGTGTTCTCCGCGGTCGGCATCGTCTTCAAGGGCTCCGGTTTCTACCGGAACGACAGCCGTGGCGCCTCGTCGAGCAGCACGCCTGCCTCGAAGCCGGCCTCGTCGTCCACGACGACGGCTGCCGCCGCCCCCGCCGCAGCGTCCTCCTCGACGTCGTCGAGCACGGGCAGCAGCTCGACCTCGGCCGCCTGA
- a CDS encoding potassium/proton antiporter has translation MLLIAVAAVRISSRSGLPSLLIYLGIGIAIGQDGIGHVVFDNAELTQVIGYAALVVILAEGGLGTKWKEIKPALPAAIVLSLVGVAVSVGVTAAGAHYLVGLDWRQALLIGAVVSSTDAAAVFSVLRKVPLPSRITGVLEAESGFNDAPVVILVVTFSTTAGPVDDWYVLVGKIALELAIGVAIGLTVGFLGAYGLRHVALPASGLYPIAVMAIAVAAYAAGALAHGSGFLAVYLAAMVLGNAKLPHWPATRGFADGLGWIAQIGMFVLLGLLVTPHELVNDFWPAVVIGLVLTMLARPLEVFVSLLPFRIPWREQVLMSWAGLRGAVPIILATIPMVSGIEGSDRVFNIVFVLVVVYTLVQGPTLPWLARKLRLGESEETASDLGIESAPLEKLRGHLLSFAIPPASRMHGVEVSELRLPPGASVTLVVRDAKSFVPMPSTVLRRGDELLVVATDPVRDAAEARLRAVARGGKLAGWLGTGGDGSPRSRS, from the coding sequence GTGCTGCTCATCGCCGTCGCGGCGGTACGCATCTCTTCACGCAGCGGCCTCCCCAGCCTGCTCATCTACCTCGGCATAGGCATCGCGATAGGCCAGGACGGCATCGGGCACGTCGTATTCGACAACGCCGAGCTGACGCAGGTCATCGGCTACGCCGCACTCGTCGTGATCCTCGCCGAGGGTGGTCTGGGCACCAAGTGGAAAGAGATCAAACCGGCCCTGCCGGCCGCGATCGTGCTGTCGCTGGTGGGCGTCGCGGTCAGCGTCGGCGTCACGGCCGCGGGGGCGCACTACCTCGTCGGACTGGACTGGCGCCAGGCACTGCTGATCGGCGCGGTCGTCTCGTCGACCGACGCGGCCGCCGTCTTCTCCGTCCTGCGCAAGGTCCCCCTCCCCTCCCGGATCACGGGCGTCCTGGAAGCGGAGTCCGGCTTCAACGACGCCCCCGTCGTCATCCTCGTCGTGACCTTCTCCACCACCGCCGGACCGGTGGACGACTGGTACGTCCTCGTCGGCAAGATCGCCCTTGAGCTGGCGATCGGCGTCGCGATAGGCCTGACCGTCGGCTTCCTCGGCGCGTACGGCCTGCGGCACGTGGCACTGCCCGCCTCCGGCCTCTACCCGATCGCCGTGATGGCGATCGCCGTGGCCGCGTACGCGGCCGGCGCGCTGGCGCACGGCTCCGGCTTCCTCGCCGTGTACCTGGCGGCGATGGTGCTCGGGAACGCGAAGCTCCCCCACTGGCCGGCCACCCGGGGGTTCGCGGACGGCCTCGGCTGGATCGCGCAGATCGGCATGTTCGTCCTGCTCGGCCTGCTGGTCACGCCGCACGAGCTGGTCAACGACTTCTGGCCCGCCGTGGTCATCGGGCTGGTGCTGACGATGCTGGCGCGGCCGCTGGAGGTCTTCGTCAGCCTGCTGCCCTTCCGGATTCCGTGGCGGGAGCAGGTCCTGATGTCGTGGGCGGGCCTGCGCGGCGCCGTGCCCATCATCCTGGCGACCATCCCGATGGTGTCCGGGATCGAGGGCAGCGACCGCGTCTTCAACATCGTCTTCGTGCTCGTCGTCGTCTACACCCTGGTGCAGGGGCCGACGCTGCCCTGGCTGGCGCGCAAGCTCAGGCTCGGGGAGTCGGAGGAGACCGCTTCCGACCTCGGCATCGAGTCGGCTCCGCTGGAGAAGCTGCGCGGACACCTCCTCTCCTTCGCGATCCCGCCGGCCTCGCGCATGCACGGCGTCGAGGTCAGCGAGCTGCGGCTGCCGCCCGGGGCTTCGGTCACGCTGGTGGTCCGGGACGCGAAGAGCTTCGTACCGATGCCGTCGACCGTGCTGCGGCGCGGGGACGAGCTGCTGGTGGTGGCCACGGATCCGGTGCGGGACGCGGCCGAGGCGCGACTGCGGGCGGTGGCCCGGGGCGGAAAGCTGGCCGGGTGGCTGGGGACGGGCGGGGACGGGTCTCCGCGATCCCGGAGCTGA
- a CDS encoding penicillin acylase family protein, whose translation MPANETAPPVKKKGRRARLIVLVLVLALFAGLGYGAYWGVDSVRASFPQTTGSLKVPGLTGTVEVKRDAHGIPQLYADNDDDLFRAQGFVHAQDRFWEMDVRRHMTSGRLSEMFGSGQVETDAFLRTLGWRQVAQTEYDKKLSEETKKNLQAYADGVNAYLKGKSGKDLSVEHAALKLSDDYQPEQWSPVDSVAWLKAMAWDLRGNMQDEIDRALMSSKLSQAQIDELYPPYPFDRNKPIVEGGKVEGGKYAPQSPGGSGGSGSTGGGSASATGSQTSTGTGTGTATSTASGLADNATAQGATVGLRTQLTSLAKTLDEIPAILGPNGSGIGSNSWVISGRYTTTGKPLLANDPHLSPQLPSVWYQMGLHCRTASPQCQYDVAGYTFSGMPGVVIGHNADIAWGMTNLGADVTDLYLEQVKPEGYVYDNRVVPFETREEVIKVAGGASKKMTVRTTNNGPLVSDRSDDLATVGARAPVGSSAPDRGNGYAVALRWTALDAGKSMDAVFKLDKAKDFKSFREAAADFEVPSQNLIYADGKGNIGYQAPGRIPVRSQGDGRMPAPGWDSKYAWKGGKDGNAGYIPQNEMPWDFNPSRGYIVTANQAVVESGTGSGKYPYMLTTDWGYGARSQRINDLIEAKIKDSGKISTDDMRAMQMDNSSEIAALLTPMLAKIEVSDPDVRSAQKLLDGWNYTQEPDSAAAAYFNAVWRNILKLAFGDKMPKELRIEGSCMNVRADSRGPADELAEVVRECGTRGPDSAQPDGGDRWFEVVRRLVKDEKSQWWSSPKKGFTQPATATRDELFARAMHDARWELTAKLGKDQSTWSWGRLHQLTLKNQTIGKEGPGFMQWLLNRGPWNLGGGEATVNATGWNASSGYGVTWVPSMRMVVNLNDLDKSRWINLTGASGHAYNGNYTDQTTMWAKGELLDWPFGKDAVDKATVDTLTLKP comes from the coding sequence ATGCCCGCCAACGAAACCGCTCCTCCCGTCAAGAAGAAGGGACGACGCGCCCGTCTGATCGTGCTCGTCCTGGTCCTGGCTCTCTTCGCGGGCCTCGGCTACGGGGCGTACTGGGGCGTCGACAGCGTGCGCGCCTCCTTCCCCCAGACCACCGGCTCTCTCAAGGTGCCGGGCCTCACCGGGACCGTCGAGGTCAAACGCGACGCCCACGGCATTCCCCAGCTCTACGCCGACAACGACGACGACCTCTTCCGCGCACAGGGCTTCGTGCACGCGCAGGACCGGTTCTGGGAGATGGACGTTCGCCGTCACATGACGTCGGGGCGGCTCTCGGAGATGTTCGGCTCCGGCCAGGTCGAGACCGACGCCTTCCTGCGCACGCTGGGCTGGCGCCAGGTCGCCCAGACCGAGTACGACAAGAAGCTCTCGGAAGAGACGAAGAAGAACCTCCAGGCCTACGCCGACGGGGTCAACGCGTACCTGAAGGGGAAGTCCGGCAAGGACCTCTCCGTCGAGCACGCCGCCCTCAAGCTCAGCGACGACTACCAGCCCGAGCAGTGGTCGCCGGTGGACTCGGTGGCCTGGCTCAAGGCGATGGCGTGGGACCTGCGCGGCAACATGCAGGACGAGATCGACCGCGCGCTGATGTCGAGCAAGCTCTCGCAGGCGCAGATCGACGAGCTCTACCCGCCGTACCCCTTCGACCGGAACAAGCCGATCGTCGAGGGCGGCAAGGTCGAGGGCGGCAAGTACGCGCCCCAGAGCCCCGGCGGCTCCGGCGGCTCCGGTTCGACGGGCGGCGGCTCCGCCTCCGCCACGGGCTCCCAGACCTCCACGGGAACGGGCACCGGCACCGCCACCAGCACCGCGTCCGGCCTCGCCGACAACGCCACCGCCCAGGGCGCGACCGTGGGCCTGCGCACCCAGCTGACCTCCCTCGCCAAGACCCTGGACGAGATCCCCGCGATCCTCGGCCCCAACGGCAGCGGCATCGGATCGAACTCCTGGGTGATCTCCGGCCGCTACACGACCACCGGCAAGCCGCTGCTCGCGAACGACCCGCACCTGTCCCCGCAGCTGCCCTCGGTCTGGTACCAGATGGGCCTGCACTGCCGCACGGCCTCGCCCCAGTGCCAGTACGACGTGGCGGGCTACACCTTCTCCGGCATGCCCGGCGTGGTCATAGGCCACAACGCCGACATCGCCTGGGGCATGACCAACCTCGGCGCGGACGTCACCGACCTCTACCTGGAGCAGGTGAAGCCCGAGGGCTACGTCTACGACAACAGGGTGGTCCCCTTCGAGACCCGCGAAGAGGTCATCAAGGTCGCGGGCGGCGCCAGCAAGAAGATGACCGTCCGCACCACGAACAACGGCCCGCTGGTCTCCGACCGCAGCGACGACCTCGCCACGGTCGGCGCCCGCGCCCCGGTGGGCAGCTCGGCCCCCGACCGCGGCAACGGCTACGCCGTCGCCCTGCGCTGGACCGCCCTGGACGCGGGCAAGTCGATGGACGCGGTCTTCAAGCTGGACAAGGCCAAGGACTTCAAGTCCTTCCGGGAGGCGGCCGCGGACTTCGAGGTCCCCTCCCAGAACCTGATCTACGCCGACGGCAAGGGCAACATCGGCTACCAGGCCCCCGGCCGGATCCCGGTCCGCAGCCAGGGCGACGGCCGCATGCCGGCCCCCGGCTGGGACTCCAAGTACGCCTGGAAGGGCGGCAAGGACGGCAACGCCGGATACATCCCGCAGAACGAGATGCCCTGGGACTTCAACCCGTCCCGCGGCTACATCGTCACCGCCAACCAGGCGGTCGTGGAGTCCGGCACCGGCTCGGGCAAGTACCCCTACATGCTGACCACCGACTGGGGCTACGGCGCCCGCAGCCAGCGGATCAACGACCTCATCGAGGCGAAGATCAAGGACAGCGGCAAGATCTCGACCGACGACATGCGGGCCATGCAGATGGACAACAGCAGCGAGATCGCCGCGCTGCTGACCCCGATGCTGGCCAAGATCGAGGTCTCCGACCCGGACGTGCGCTCCGCGCAGAAGCTCCTGGACGGATGGAACTACACCCAGGAGCCCGACTCGGCGGCCGCCGCCTACTTCAACGCGGTCTGGCGCAACATCCTCAAGCTGGCCTTCGGCGACAAGATGCCCAAGGAGCTGCGCATCGAGGGCAGCTGCATGAACGTCCGCGCCGACAGCAGGGGCCCGGCCGACGAGCTCGCCGAAGTGGTCCGCGAATGCGGTACCCGCGGCCCCGACTCGGCGCAGCCGGACGGCGGCGACCGCTGGTTCGAGGTGGTCCGCCGCCTGGTCAAGGACGAGAAGTCGCAGTGGTGGTCCTCGCCCAAGAAGGGCTTCACCCAGCCGGCGACCGCCACCCGCGACGAGCTGTTCGCCCGGGCCATGCACGACGCCCGGTGGGAGCTGACCGCCAAGCTCGGCAAGGACCAGTCCACCTGGAGCTGGGGCCGGCTGCACCAGCTGACGCTGAAGAACCAGACCATCGGCAAGGAGGGCCCCGGCTTCATGCAGTGGCTCCTCAACCGCGGCCCGTGGAACCTGGGCGGCGGCGAGGCCACCGTCAACGCGACCGGGTGGAACGCCTCCAGCGGCTACGGGGTCACCTGGGTGCCGTCGATGCGGATGGTCGTCAACCTCAACGACCTCGACAAGTCCCGCTGGATCAACCTGACGGGCGCCTCGGGTCACGCGTACAACGGCAACTACACGGACCAGACGACGATGTGGGCCAAGGGCGAACTGCTCGACTGGCCCTTCGGGAAGGACGCGGTCGACAAGGCCACGGTCGACACCCTCACGCTGAAGCCGTGA
- a CDS encoding MFS transporter — MTSAVTTDTSARPGYGQLLRTPGALGFVLPGFAARLPFGMLTIGMLLLIQHTTGSYGSAGIVAAVTGVSMALSAPLMGIFTDRFGQSAVLVPVVLTHAASVSGLAALALLDAPVWALALAAVPAGASVPQVGPMVRARWAAKLEGSPLLPTAAAFESVTDEFTFVVGPVLATALCTGVHPAAGLVTEATLTLFGGLLFAARRATQPKPHAPSAAGEKRAFALSFPGLRVLIFAFLGIGAVFGGMQVSLAAFSNEIGNPGANGLLYGVFAAGNMIAGIAMGAVAWKIGPRRRLILGYIGLTAAASVLWAAHSMILLGPLGLVVGLFIAPALITGYTMVEQLVPANARTEAFTWLTGSIAFGQAIAVTLAGRLTDAHGSSYGFLVPMGATALALATLLALRAKLAPKAPSRVVNASAPAGAAAAEAAAPTEAATAAEAPSTAPRTARTASPAARNRVNERGMGHRVPVTVD, encoded by the coding sequence GTGACATCCGCGGTCACGACCGACACGTCCGCCCGCCCCGGCTACGGGCAGCTGCTGCGCACACCCGGCGCCCTCGGCTTCGTACTCCCCGGCTTCGCCGCCCGGCTCCCCTTCGGCATGCTGACCATCGGCATGCTGCTGCTCATCCAGCACACCACCGGTTCCTACGGCAGCGCCGGCATCGTCGCCGCCGTCACCGGCGTCTCGATGGCTCTGTCCGCCCCGCTGATGGGCATCTTCACCGACCGCTTCGGCCAGAGCGCCGTCCTGGTCCCCGTCGTGCTCACGCACGCCGCCTCCGTCAGCGGCCTGGCGGCGCTCGCCCTGCTGGACGCGCCGGTCTGGGCGCTGGCGCTCGCCGCCGTACCCGCCGGCGCCTCGGTACCGCAGGTCGGACCGATGGTCCGGGCGCGCTGGGCCGCCAAGCTGGAGGGCTCGCCCCTGCTGCCGACGGCCGCCGCCTTCGAGTCCGTCACCGACGAGTTCACCTTCGTCGTCGGCCCGGTCCTGGCGACCGCGCTGTGCACCGGCGTCCACCCGGCCGCCGGCCTGGTCACCGAGGCCACGCTGACGCTCTTCGGCGGTCTGCTCTTCGCGGCCCGGCGGGCCACCCAGCCCAAGCCGCACGCCCCGTCGGCCGCCGGCGAGAAGCGCGCCTTCGCGCTGTCCTTCCCGGGCCTGCGCGTCCTGATCTTCGCCTTCCTCGGGATCGGCGCCGTCTTCGGCGGCATGCAGGTCTCGCTGGCCGCCTTCTCCAACGAGATCGGCAACCCCGGCGCCAACGGCCTGCTCTACGGCGTCTTCGCGGCCGGCAACATGATCGCCGGCATCGCGATGGGTGCCGTCGCCTGGAAGATCGGCCCGCGTCGCCGCCTGATCCTCGGCTACATCGGCCTCACCGCCGCCGCGTCCGTGCTGTGGGCCGCCCACTCGATGATCCTGCTGGGCCCGCTCGGCCTGGTCGTCGGCCTGTTCATCGCCCCCGCCCTGATCACCGGCTACACGATGGTCGAGCAGCTGGTCCCGGCCAACGCCCGGACCGAGGCGTTCACCTGGCTGACCGGTTCCATCGCCTTCGGGCAGGCCATCGCGGTCACCCTGGCCGGCCGCCTGACGGACGCGCACGGGTCCTCGTACGGCTTCCTGGTGCCGATGGGTGCCACGGCGCTCGCGCTGGCCACGCTGCTGGCGCTGCGCGCGAAGCTGGCGCCGAAGGCTCCGAGCCGGGTCGTGAACGCGTCCGCGCCGGCCGGCGCCGCTGCTGCAGAGGCCGCCGCCCCTACCGAGGCCGCCACCGCGGCCGAGGCGCCGAGCACCGCCCCGCGTACCGCGCGGACCGCCTCGCCGGCCGCCCGGAACCGCGTGAACGAGCGTGGGATGGGTCACCGCGTGCCGGTGACGGTGGACTGA